The Dermacentor andersoni chromosome 1, qqDerAnde1_hic_scaffold, whole genome shotgun sequence genomic interval ttgagacatatgAGTAtactattttatgaaaaaatacatattttactcctCTAgctggacagtgcgtagcgttaaaCTATTCGTTTGCCGCATCTttcgcaatggcaatgcagttattattaatgtatttgatccctcgacaaattctatgaggAGGAGGCGGAACCGGTCCGTGAGCCCCCTCCGAACGAAATTTCCGGCTACGCCTCTGCCATGCACATATATATTGCTTAGAGCTATTCGAGTACAAATGTATCCCCGCCTAAAGTTCCTGTTGCATGTTCAGTCTGCGAACCCGCTAAAACAAATGCGAGAGAGGCGCTTTCTGTGGTGAGCTTCGCGCGATAGCACTAACCCATTTCGGCACGGCAGATCGATGGTCTTCTAGTTGCGCCAGCGCCTCTGGTGGCATCTTCTGTCTTTAGCGTAAGTTTCCTGACCAGAAGAATAttattgaaggaccctggtacAACGTTCTCACagatttacaaaaagaaaaaaaaaagaattggaaCTCGTTCAGGTTATAATTATCGTCTTGATCAGTGAAGTTGCGGTAATATTTCACTTATTCGTCATTTACCCTCTTCAGAGGCTTTACATATGCCTTCACTTCTAAATGGCATTACGGTTCAACTGCAGCAATCAGCCTTATTTCCCATTTCATTGAGCTAtctttcgttttcattttttttacatggACAAAAATACTCGGCACCTGATTCTACATTGAAATCAAATGTCCCTGAATGCTTGCGTTCAGTTGGACTCGATAATTCAGCTATTTTCAAACGCCTACAGTAAACACCTTAGGTAGAATACATGCGTCGAGCCAAATTGTGCGCACCAGCGGTCGGTTAACTATTCAATGCTAGTTTGACGAGTTGGCACCATATAGCATGGAAATCTCTTTTTAAGCATATGCCCGCCAGTTGTTGTCTTAACGTGATTCTGTCGGCATCGTCTTTCTAAAACAGACAAAAGCACGCTGAAGAAAAAAGCTTCCAAAGAACCTTAGtcattttattttctctcttgaaCCTATCGGCAGCGCATGACTCGAATGGACAAGTTATCTATAGCATTTCAGGTTTCATTAAGGCGTACGTGTtgtttaaaagaaaataataataaagcgtagctaataaaaaaagaaaatacaaaaaagaaaaaaagaaagacaaattcTCAAGAAGGCACAACCGCCGTTGATATTAACAGGAGAACCCAGAAATGAACGTCTGCGCATAGTTACTGACGCGAAATAAATCCCCATTCACGTAAGAGCTTGCGGAAGTTCGCGTGCTTTCAAGGAGCCGATTAACAAGAAAAAGTAGACGATTCTGTCAAGAACACGGCATCATCAGGCAAAGCATTATTGACAGGTTGTCACGCATTGCCTTGACAGCTCTGTTAAACAAGAGACGTGCCGTCGTCACTAGTGCGATCAATAGACTTCGCCAAGCCATCCCGCTTTAATGGTATTATGGCATTCTttggatacttcacgcactttcctgtGTCTACCTATCCATCTATTTTCCGTGAACTTGGGTCACCGGGCCAACTTGAGTCAACTTGGGTCTACGGTGTAATATGTAGCGCAttgagctgctgtgctgagggaacccaGTTTGAAAACAACCACAGGACTaaatcactgggtatgtgaaacTGCGGATGcaccatttgtttgtttgttcggttgtttgtttgtttgtttgtttgtttgtttgtttgtttgtttgtttgtttgtttgtttgtttgtttgtttgtttgtttgtttgtttgtttgtttgtttgtttgtttgtttgtttgtttgtttgccacCAAGAGTGGCTCATACGCAGTATTGGCGGTTGGCCAAAAATAGGGTTAGGTAAAGAAATACGAGTATAAAAAGAAGTGCTATACATAAATTTTGACTAGCTAAAAGGAATGAAGTCAGATGAAAATTCAGTGAACCTTTTTCAccccaactttggtcactgggccACTGGGCAGAAGGTATGTGCCGCTCAACAACGAACCTCTTTGAAGAGAACTTGGctcactggctatgtgccactcATATGTGCCGCTATCCAATGACAAAAAAGAACCTTtaaatttatccggtgctgggCGGAACGTAACCTGCTTCATATGTATTGAAACACCGGCCACATGGGGACATGGAGACGGCTGCGCTAGATGgggcagcgtgtccagagggatgCGCAAGAGAGGCACCCGTTTGCATAAACACGTCACGCATGACACATTTCAGAGTTGTCAATCCTCTGTCTCGCTACACTGTTTCCATGATAATTGGATCAACCGTCCAGCCGCTTTTTTGTGGGCGAGCCTGTTTCGCCGTTTTCATGGGCCGATGTCGGCGATGTGCAATTACTGCAGTTACTGCACGAGATAATTGCACTGGGGCGATAGGCGGGAGCCAGTCAGCTTGTTTGTTCAGCGTTTGTTTCTTCTGTTCTATCATCTTAATGATGCAACTAGCGAAGTATTATTATAAATTGTCCCGTAAGCGCCCGACTCCATTCATCGACGCGCATGCTGATGATTACAAATTCAAAATGAAATCTAGCATGCAATTGAGAAATTTATTCAGTTCAAGTCGGAAGAGCCAATGACAGCCACAAGTTATACATCGACTTTTTTCATTTTACCCTTTGTCACATAAGGTGACAAGGTCTCATCTGCCTATTAGATGACGTCGCTGGTTGCTCTGCGACACGACATAGAAGATACGGACGTCTATGTCGCCACGTGAGATGGTTCAGGAGATGGGCGAGCTTTGTCAATTCGAATGACTTTTCATGTTGATCTGCATTAGCTAATAAAAGTCACAATGACCGCCTCCGCAGTGCCCAAGACGGTTTTGCTTCAAAATCTGTTAGAAGCTAGCAAGCGGTGATCAAATCAACTAGTTTGATCCTGGAACAGAAGAGAGTTCCTAGCAGGCCACTGCAATTCCTATGAAAGCAAAATGTATTCGATCTTCTCCGCAGTTATCCGTGTTGTCTCGACCAGCCACCAGCGCCTGCAACACGCATCTCAGCGTAACTGATGCCAGTCATACATGACACCTCTAAGAGTGTAAGTTTCCttcattaaagaaagaagaagtcACAGCCATTGCATCGCCTTTATATTCTTTGACATAATAAATAGAACTTATAAACTATTAGCGCAATTCGGTATCCTCGCACTAATCGCGACAATGGGGATGAGGACGGCACAATCATATGCTGCTGATTCCCGGTCCTTAGCAGCTGGCGCCGAGTGCTTGGCAGGAACGCGCTGGCGCACCTACGCTGCAATGCAGCCAGCGGCCGACGACCACGGCTGACCTTCGCCTGGGGCACCGACAGCAGAGCCTAGGGTATCCAGAATTCCGCCCTGGTCGAACGTCGGCGTGCCCGCAAACAAGCCGTCCTCGTTGTCGCCCAGGTGCAAGGGGGATAGCTGAGTATCAAGCTTTGCTCGCGCACATGGCGTTTTAGGTTGCTTGAATCCGCGAGCTGCCCTTAAGTGAGTGGTGGGCACGGCGTTTTCTCTGTTGTACCCACCCACTGACGGTGGTAGTTGACCGGGGAACCAGGGCACGTTGTAGGGTCGATCACCCGATCGAGCCGACGCCGCGGCCGCGGAAGTGGCCGACGGCCTAGGCAGCGTCATTCCCTTAGGAGCGCACGAATCACTGCCCCGGGCAGCACTGGTTGCCCGCCGTTCGTTTCTTTGAGGCGGCGGAGGCGGATGCTGTTGCTGCTGGAACTCCGGCGAGTCTCGATCCTCAGCCGCGGCCATGGAAATGCTCGGCTGCTGCCCCTGGCCCCCGGAAGTACCATTCTTGAGCTTGCTGGAAATCACCTTAGTCATGCGCTCCTGCCCCTTGCACCACTGGGCCTCACGTTGATTGTTCATGTAGCCCGGGTACTTCCTTCGGTGGACAGCGGCAACTTCGGCCGCCTTGCGCTGGTAAGGCTCCTTGTCGGCGGCGCTGAGAGAACGCCACAGCTTGCCCAGGCGGCTGCTCACACGCTGGTTGTTTTCGTTCGGGTTCTCAGCGGCCaccgatcgcctctttccatgtgcGGACAGCATGAAGGCGTTTGGAGGTCGTGGAATGCGCGACCGCCGCTGGTAACTGTGTTGCACCTCACTGCTCTGCGATGCACCCGCCACGCCGGGATTGAAGGCTGGCATCGGAGGCCGGGATTGGAAGTTGTGACCGAAGGCGCTCAATGCGACGCTGACGACGACGTCTGACTATCGCCGGGGTCGTCGTCTGCAGAGTCCAGGGTCTCCAAAGATGTAGCCGGCCAAAGATACGACCTGGTCGAACGATGAGCTTCTTCTTCTAGTTCTTCCTCttattctgcttcttcttctcttTAGCTCGTGACCCGTACGCCCTCGTGGCTCGCGAAGACGCGAGTGAATAAAGCTAACAAACTCGGAAGTTAAATTCCACTTAAAAATTTGCGAAAAGATAAATTCATGGGCTTTCGATCATTATGACGCGTAAAAGAATATTGCGTAAAAGCTCCGAATTTAAATGTGCCGGAATCGGACGTTTCCTAGAGtgtttacaatttcctcactCTGTTTGTCACTAAATATTTGACTTGCTCAGTagattaattattttttttaattatggggttttacgtgccaaaaccactttctgattatgaggcgcgccgcagtgaaggactccggaaatttcgaccacctggggttctttaccgtgcacctaaatctaagtacacgggtgttttcgcgtttcgcccccatcgaaatgcggccgccgttagATTAATTATTCTGGACTAATTTGACGACGAAAACATATATAAGAAATTGCCTGATTTCCCCCTCATAAAAATGCAAACAACATAGTTTAGTGTGAAGATTATTGGAGGAACAAACGTAATAATAATGTTAATATTATAAGCTGCGGAGTTCACCGATTCCTTCGGCTCTGAACTTATTTACTGCGACCACACTTTTGTCGCACAGTAAAGACCACCATTgtatttttacagtgaagctgtctataGCTAACATCCCGGGATTTCTACGTGGCGTAACGCCCACGCAATACTATCATCATCAATTGTTCAtacccccaaatgcaatggctcatagccccggatggcagaggctacaagcattcaGCAAAAGGAAgtgtacagtgcatacattcttttgaatcacgcatacaacgtacagaataGCACACTtgtcaataaagaacaagctcaagacaaacatccgaaccacataaGTGTCGATAAGGCGTTCTTGCGTCTATGTGCAATTCGGAGCGCGTAGTGTTTCCGACATAgttttcccagtaaagattactgttgcacaagctgccgcggcgacagcagcttgactgtagcatacgaatcAGGGAGTGACGTTACTACACTTTCGTACCTAAAGTAAAAACGCGCCTGGCAAGTTATTTGCGTTCTGACACTGCTTTGTGAAGGCCACCTACAGTTagtactcctgaagagcagcgtgcatacgaggtgCGGCGAATTGCTCtcctctctggtccactctttgtagacGCATGAAGTAACGGAGCAAGCCAAGTCTCAGGCCATGGAAACGTCTTACGCTAATAATTAGGTATATTGCATGTGAATGTTGTCACCTTAATAATTCCCCCCTATGTGTACACCGTCGCTGTCCAACCATCTTCACGGGGAGGATtggagacaatttttttttatcttgtctctttcttttttttctcacgtgcGCTTACCCCTTACGGGGCATTAGCGAACAGCCAGCTGTTACAGAGTGTTTATTTACAGTGGGGAAGCGTGCGACCGTAGAATATTATGCTATATTAAAGTGAGAAAGTGAAAAAATGAAATATGCAGAATCCTATGCAAATTATATTCATAATTTTTATGATATTAGATAAAGAAAACTGCTGCCTAAGTAACGAAATTGTTACATTATATTGTTTATGATGAGCACAACTTTTTTTTATCGCATAGTAAGGCATAGTGCGAAATTCGAGATGCATATACAGGGTTTGTCAGCCAACAACAtgaaaaattcttaaaggttgccccctgtggcagatagcacaattctagttcatgggGTGGTCAACTCCAAGCGGCGGACGCTACTTGCGCAGAAAATtaaaatgcataatcaactatCTAACAAAAATTACTAATTGACTTTTTAactaccttatggcccatatagcaatttacaaattctaaccgttgagttcgcaaggcgcatgCACATGGAATGAActctcaggatgacgccagtttccagatattaattctcgaacattgcggagaaatgcattggcgttccaatgactttcttaacaaaatgttGTTTTATGCACTCTagcataaaagtaactggaacgccaatgcatttctccgcaatgttcgagaattaatatctggaaactggtatcatcctgagaattcgttccaagtgcataCGTCTTGCGAACTCCTCGACTTGTATTTGCATATTAGAATATATGCCATTAGGTAATGAGTTAGAAAAATAACTATTGATATTTTACTAAATGGTTGAATATGCATTTCTAGGTTTTGTGCAAGTAAGGcgcgcctcttcgagtagaccaactCATGAACCAAAATtgtgctgactaacaaccaacTGTATTCTTTCAAACAGCATACGTATACTCAACCgctatttctctccttccgaagaaGACAGCCTTTCTATCTCATTGATTGCGCTTTATTTCCCCTGGGCATGCTGAATttctgttgcttttgtgctttgagatagcggtagagtctatatatgctgacgacacttgTGCTATCTGCCCCAGGCAGCCTTTcagaaattttgaaagtgttctctgaaacacccggtatagacACACATAAGCACTCTCAGACTCGCCATGTGTAGAGACGGAATGGATAGAGCCCTACAAAAAATATAGTTTCATTTAGTACCAAAACAGGGTAGTCACTTTAAAAATAATCTCTAACGAAATCAATGCACTTTAGGAGCGTGTGTTGGGAGACTAGTtggtaagacatttttttttgtgaacttaaactgcgctacgGATGTGAGACCAAGGTATACACCGAGGAATCTCcgttcgtcctgtcttcatcTACAGCGGTGTCTCGTCCTTAGCGAACTTTGAGTTCACAAAAAAATCAATAGTCATTGAACTTTTTCCCCCTCTTTTCGAAGCAACTCTGGATCTCCTCAATATTTGCGGCGGCTCTGCTTATTCTGCTGATACTGTCCTGTTCAATAACTCACTAGCATAACAGCACTCTAATAGCGAATCGGCTTACGTGTAGCCCTATCGGCACTGTCGTTGCAAAGATGTGCTTGTTGCCGGCTCTGTTCTCTGCGAAATTACGCAATGTCAAAACAAACTGTATCATAATTTTCTTTGTTGCAGACGAACCTATCTCACCGCTCTCGTGGGCCGAAGCCGGTGTTATGCAAGCTAAAGTTATATGCAACAGCGGTGACTGGGTACGTTCACTCGGTTATTGCACCCGGTTATTGCACTCGGTTACTGCACTGGGACCTTAGGCGGTAGCCAGTCAAATCGTTTGTtcagctttttttctcttttcctctcattttccttctcttcttctGTCAACAAGCGAAGTATTATAAGACAGCCGCTAACCGCGCAAACCCATTCATCACAGCACATCTAGATAATTAAATGTTCAAAATCAAATCTAGCATTCAACTGGAAAATTTGCTCAATTCAAGTCTGAAGATCCTTTGACAAGAACAAGTTACACATGAACTTTTTCATGTTACCCTTTACCCCATACGGAGAATGACACGTCTTACCGGCCTATTAAAGgactgtggtggtggtggctctAGGACGCAATGTTCAAGATGCTAACGTCTATGCCTCCACGTGAGGAGATTCAGGAGCTAGGCGAGCTTTTTCATTTCGTACGATTTTACATATGGATCATTATTCGCTGATAAAAGCGACAGTGAACATCTACGCTGAGCCCAAGAAGGTTTTATTTCAACAGTTCTCAGAAGGTCAGAAGCGCTGACCAATTCAACCAGTTTGATCCTGGAAGAGAATAAAGCTTGCGAGCTCCTAGCTTCCCACTTCATTTCCTAAGACAGCGAAATGAATTCACTCTTCTCCGCAGTTATTCTGGCGTGTTCTCTCAGCCAGCCGACAGCGTCTGCAACTGCCATTCAACGTAATTGAAGCCAGTCTTACGTGACACCTCAGAGGACGTAACCGTTTCTTCACTAAAGGAAGAAGACACAGCCATTGCATGACGTTTTTATTCTTTGACATGATGAATAGCACTTAGGAACTATTTGTGCAGTCCGGCATCCTCGGACTCATCGCGACTATACGGATGAATACTGCGCAATcttctgctgctgataccctgtCTGTAGCAGCCGGCGCTGAATGCTTACAGGCGCGTGCTGGCGGTCCTATGCTGCAGAGGAGCAAGCggccggcggtggtggcggacCTTCACTTGGGGCGCCAAACGCCAAGCCTAGGGTCCCCAGGAATCTGCCCTGTTCGAACGTCGACGTGCCCGCAGACgagtcgtcgtcttcgtcgtggAAGAGCGTGGGGGATGCTGATTATCAAGCACTGTACGCGCATACGGCATTTTAGCCTGTTTTAATGCGCTGGCTACCGTTAACTGAGCGGTGGGCACGGCATTTTCTCTGTTCGCCCCCCGCACTGATGGTGGCAGAGGACCGGGGAAACAGGGCACGTTGCAGGGCCGCGCAGCCGAGCCAGCCGATGCCGTGACCGTGACGAAGGCCTTCGGGTTAGGGAGCGGCATTCGCTGACTAATGCCCGAACCGCTGCCGCGGGCAGCGCTGGTTGCACGGTTTTCGTTGCtctgcggcggcggcagcggatgCTGTTGCTGCAGGAACTCCGGAGAACCTCTATCCTGGGCCACGGCCGTGGAAATCCTCGGCTGCTGCTCCTGGTTCCCGGAAGTGCCCCTCTTAAGCTCGCTGGCAATCGCCTTGGCTCTGCGCGCCTGCATCTTGCACCGCTGGGCCTCACGCGTATTGTACAGGTAGTCTGGGTGCTTCCTTCGGTGGACGGCGGCAGCTGCGGACGGCTTGTGCTGGTAAGGCTCTTTGTCGGCGGCGCTGAGAGAACGCCACAGCTTGCCCAGGTGGCTGCTCACACGCTGGTTGTTCTCGTTCGGTTTCTCAGCGGCCACCGATCGCATCTTTTCATGAGCGACCAGCATAAAGGCGTTCGGAGGCCGCTGAATGCACGACCGCAGCTGGTAACTGTGCTGGACCTCGCTGCTCAGCGATGCACCTGCCACGGTAGTATCGGAGGCCACGGcagacgccgccgtcgccgcttcTGCTGCTGGCTGGGACAGAAGGCGTGGAATGCTTCGCAGGCGCGTGCGGTTGGTCGTCTGCTGTAGCGAAGCCGACGACGACCGCTGACTCCCACCGGGGTCGACGTCTGCAGAGCCCAGGGTCTCCAAAGATGTAGCCGTCCAAAGATGCGTCCTGGTCGAACGACGAGCTTCTTCTTCTAGTTCTTCTTAGCTCGTGGCCCATACCCTCTCGTGGCTCGTGAAGATACGAGTGGATAAAGCTGATGAAGTTAGAAGCAAAATTCCACTTGAATATTTCAGAAAAAGTAAGTTGGCGGGCTTTCATTATGCCGTAGAGATAATATTGCGTCATCGGTACGAATTTATATATTGCTGAATCAGTCGTTTATGAGAGCGCTCTACAATTTCGTCATTGCAGGTGTCTTTCCCTAAATATTTGACTTCCTCATTTAATTATTctggaaaaataataataatattaatgctattattattactattaataGTAGTAACATATGCGTGCGCCAAGACTCAGACCTGTTCCTGGGTATGGTAAATACATTACTTTgttagattgattgattgattgattgattgattgattgattgattgattgattgattgattgattgattgattgattgattgattgattgattgattgattgattgggttaGTTAATATTGTTATATCCATGAACGCGCTTATGCGCTGTCCAAGGAAAGTAAAAGATATGTGCATTTTAATTGGCAACACATGAGTACAATCACTGTCCTTCAATGCTTTTCTAGTCATGTAACTCTCGCGTGACaatgtgggagagagagagagagagagagaaaactctTTAATGAAAATGCAGAGTGTTACTCTGTCGGAGCGTTTCATTCAGCGCCCGCAACGGAAGCGCCACGGCGCTGGCGCAGATAgaagagtgagaaagagagaagtcatacccatagtcaggCTATAGGAATACCTGGTTGTATAGATAAACGAAGCAAAGACATGTCCCAAGCATACACCAAGGTAATCAAAGAAAGAAGGGGAAGTGGATCTGCTATTTTGAGGccgcaataaatatgaggtggcgCGGGGAATGTGGAAAATGGTAATAGACCAGAGCTGGCGTTCGCATGTGCAGTAATGTGCTTAAAGTCAGAGGTCTTGTCGTGGTTAAAAGTTAACCAGAGATCGGTAGGCCCGTTGATCTTGGAGGCCCACGGTAAACAAATGACGCAGTGCAGGGCGAGAAGGGTGGGGTCTCTTTGTAAGTCAGAAAAGCGCAAATCAGAATTAATTTTGAAGAACGACCAAGAAACATGGATGAAATAAATGGCCGCGTAAGTGGACAAATATCTGTTACGCGAAAGAGTGGACACAGAACGCAGGAAGAGATCGAGAAAGTTTGTACCCATGTACAGCGTAACTGAAAGTCTAAACAGGCAACCAGGCGTATCCAAAAAGCACATGAGAGCAAGAGAGACAGCAAATTAAGTGTAAAGGGTGGAAGCAAAGAAATGCTACAGAAGCTTTGAGGATTTTCTATTAATGTGTAAGCATTCATTGGCTCGGCGGTTACTTTGCTTTTGCTTACTTACTTATGTTAGCTTATGCACGTCTATGCATCGCTTTTTCCGGAGCCAAggaatgcttgcgcattagtaGACGATTCTTAGAATttgtttagcttttttttttctagcgtctCCCTGTAACGTTGTTTCTGGTCCGCTTCTGAACCCctcctttcctcttcttgctaATTCTAGTTCCTGTCACTGTTCTCGTTGTTCCTTCTGCCGACTACGGTATTCCCGTTGTCGTTCAACGTTCCTACACCGCTTTTGTGTTTCGCCAAGCATACGTTTCTTTGGTGCCATTACAATAAATCGTCTCGGCACATCCGTATCAACCGAGTCTAAGCACTATCACAATGCGTTTTTTGCCAATACACATCTACCTATTAGTCATTGTTACTATATCATTCTTCTTTATTGCATCAAATGACTATGTCGAGGCGATGTCG includes:
- the LOC129382231 gene encoding uncharacterized protein gives rise to the protein MPAFNPGVAGASQSSEVQHSYQRRSRIPRPPNAFMLSAHGKRRSVAAENPNENNQRVSSRLGKLWRSLSAADKEPYQRKAAEVAAVHRRKYPGYMNNQREAQWCKGQERMTKVISSKLKNGTSGGQGQQPSISMAAAEDRDSPEFQQQQHPPPPPQRNERRATSAARGSDSCAPKGMTLPRPSATSAAAASARSGDRPYNVPWFPGQLPPSVGGYNRENAVPTTHLRAARGFKQPKTPCARAKLDTQLSPLHLGDNEDGLFAGTPTFDQGGILDTLGSAVGAPGEGQPWSSAAGCIAA